One Onthophagus taurus isolate NC chromosome 11, IU_Otau_3.0, whole genome shotgun sequence genomic window carries:
- the LOC111415552 gene encoding WASH complex subunit 3, producing the protein MDVPPTNFTVDYQSILPIQQKRTIAFVNNFVMNTVSFLNHFAQSCESRLMEFEYKVQKVEAGLMILESQLASIQGINENDETPIKESNNSVELPSIVTNQEESDKIDSVNEPKGIIACQDERFAHFFKMVQVGVPAQAVKNKMIIEGVDPNILDTPNAVID; encoded by the exons ATGGATGTTCCACCAACAAATTTTACAGTAGATTACCAATCC attttaccaaTTCAACAAAAACGGACAATAGcctttgtaaataatttcgtTATGAACACAGTTTCTTTTCTAAATCATTTCGCGCAATCTTGCGAATCAAGATTAATGGAGTTTGAGTATAAAGTCCAAAAAGTTGAGGCGGGGTTAATGATTTTAGAATCTCAA TTAGCATCGATACAAGGAATCAACGAGAATGATGAAACTCCAATAAAAGAATCAAATAATTCCGTAGAGTTGCCTTCGATAGTTACTAATCAAGAAGAAAGTGATAAAATAGACTCAGTTAACGAACCAAAAGGAATTATTGCTTGTCAAGATGAGAGATTTGCccacttttttaaaatggttCAAGTTGGAGTTCCTGCGCAAGCTGTTAAAAATAAGATGATTATCGAAGGGGTCGATCCAAATATCTTAGa TACACCAAATGCTGTGATTGATTAA